Within Desmodus rotundus isolate HL8 chromosome 6, HLdesRot8A.1, whole genome shotgun sequence, the genomic segment CATGGGAGGCTGGGCCAGGCGGAGGCCGGCCCGCTGGTCCGGAGCTCTGCTGCTGTGGTCACAGGCTGCTCCCTCAGTCAGGGGCTGTGGTCGAGGTTCCAGCCACCTTCAGTCCTGCTGTGCACAAACCTCACAAATGTCACCTCgtcctccccactctcccaggGCATCCACGGCCGGCCGTGGCCAGCAGCTCCCTGTGGATGCCGGCTCCCACCCGCCGAGACAGCCCGTGTGTGGCCAGGATGTGTCTGAGCTCAGCTGGGGTCTCCCACTCATCCCCTCCCAGTTTGtggctgcccccccccgccccatatTTAGAATTTCACCCTGGGTGAGGactggcaggtggggaggggagtggatcTCGGctttctccccacaccccagccccatGTGAATGCTAGAGTGCAGGTGCCTCCCGTCCCAGTGAAGGCCATCTGGCCAGAGCCCCCCACCTTGGCTCGTGAGGTGAGGGAGGGCACTGCAGGACCCTGGTGTCTGGGTGGCTGGGTTCGGGGGGCGAGTGCCTGCAGGTGACTGAGGAGGCCCAGGTGTCCACCCTGCGGTGTACTACAGTGGGGAGCCCCGCCCTGGTCTGAGGTACAGGCAACAGGTCCCGCCGCGTCCCAGCCCTCCTGGCTGGGCAGGGCCATCACTTCTCATGGCCTCCCTGCACCAGATGGTAGCCATTGTTGGGACAGGAACACAAAAGAGGCCATGTGGTCAGAGGCCCCACAATGCCTGGCACTGGGCGTCCCTCAGTCTCCACCTGCTCGGCTGGGCCTTGCCCTGGGTTCAGCAGTTACGAGCTTGGGGCCAGTGTTCTGAGCAAACTGATGCCCCCCCATCCTGTGCTCATAGGGCACCGGGAGCTCCGCACCTCAGGGCTGTCGGCCCAAGGGGCTCTTCTCCCCGTCCTGCAGGGATCCCTAAACCAGCACAGAcaggctgtggggcctggggcagggaggggcacccACCTAGGGTGCAGCGTCCAGGCTGGGTGGGCCCGGTGCTGGCCGCCTCCTCTCCATGGCTGGTCATCTCTATGCCACCCGATTGCGTGTCTGGGCTGTGGGTGCCTACTGAGGCCAGTGGAGGCGGTTGACCCAGGGTGGCTGCGGTGGGGCTGGTGATACCTGAGGCGTTAGCTGGCATGGTGGCTGCCCACAGGCCCCCACCCCGGGGCAGGTTTGTCCCAAGCCCCCAGGGGCAGTGAGGGGCCTGGTCAGAGGCCTGAGCGAGCGGGTTCCCAGTTCACAGAGCCTTGCGGTCCTCTCTCGGGGGCCGGGGGACTGCCCAGTGGGAGGAATCGAGTGGCTGCCTGGCCTGATGCTTCGCCTGGCTACCGTGACCCACCCCATCTCCTGGCTGCTGCCCCAAAGGACCTGTCTCCATGGTTATCAAGAGCTGTATGGACAGGGAGGCCCAAGGACCTCCCAGggctgtggctggctggctgtggtcgcctcctccctgcagccttgGGCCAAGGCTCGGGACAGTAGGCCTCTTGCAACCAAGTGGCCAAGTGGCCGGCAGAGCTGGCCCATCCACTCTATCCTCTGGGAGTGGGACGGTCCATTCCCACTGTGTCCTGTTGACGGGGGCAGAGCCTGCACTgtccctggggtggaggggaggaggacaGGCACCACCCTCCACAACGCTTCTCCTCCGGCCTCACCCactccctggggctgcaggggcccaGGGGTCCGCTGCAGACCTGACCCCTCCTGATGCTGGAGCAGTTACCAGGTGTGGAGGGCAGACAGGGAGCCTGCGGGGTGCCCAGGGAGAAGCCACCGCCAATGCTGCCCTGCCGTGGGGTCCCCTTGCAGTGGGAGGCCTGGCTGGATGTGCGGACAGGGCTCAGGCCCCTGTTGGTGGTGGCCACAGGTGGTTTAAGAGTCCACTGGCCCCTGGCCAGGCCGAGCACCCGAGCCAGCCCGGGACCCCCTGGTGGAGCGGACCTCCACGGTATCTCCCTTGGCCTGCGACCTCCCACCCGACCCGGGTTCCAGCCGCTGCCCCTCGGCGGCTTCTCTGGGGCTGAGTCTgcatctctctcctttccatgGGGGATGCCGCCAGCTCAGAGCCGATGGCGGGCGTGAGGGTTCTGTCCAGAGTGACTCTTCTTGCtgtctttctgtgtgtgtctgtccgtctgtcctcCTGGGAGCAGTCAGAAGGTCAGTTTGAAAGACCGTGTCTTCTCCAGCCCCCGAGGTGTGGCTGCCAAGGGGAAGGGGTCCCCGCAGGCCCAGCCAGTCCGGCGCTCGCCCAGCGCCGACCAGAGCCTGGAGGAGAGTCCGAGCAAGGTGCCCAAGAGCTGGAGCTTCGGTGACCGCAGCCGCGCGCGGCAGGCCTTCCGGGTCAAGGGCGCCGCGTCTCGGCAGAACTCGGAAGGTGGGTCAGCCCTGCATCCTGCTGTGGTCCGGCTGCTTTCAGGGTTCACTCCCCAGGGGGGCAGCACCCACTCATTCGTCTCTTCGTTTGTTGGGGTGGAATCACCTCACAGGAAATGAGCCATTTTAAAGCGAACAATTGAGGGGCGCTCAGCGCACTTGCTGCGCAGCTCCTGGACGTTCCACCCGCCTTCCTCTCGTGTGTCCGGGACACACCACACGGGTGGACCACGCAGCGTCTCTAGTGTCTGGCTTTGTTCACAAGTGTTTTCGGGGCCCCTCCACGGTGCGAGTGGGTCAGAGCCTCTTCCTCTTCATGCCGAGCGACATTCCGCTGTTACTGGGTACGGACacgtcccctctgtcccctcatGCGCTGTGTCCCCTTCCACCCAGAAGCAAGTCTCCCCGGGGAGGACATCGTGGACGACAACAAGAGCTGTAACTGCGAGTTCGTGACCGAGGACCTGACCCCGGGCCTCAAAGTCAGCATCCGGGCCGTGTGGTGAGTAACCCTGGCGTCCCCCTCACAGAGCCCAGGAAGGGGCGCGGTCACTCTGTCCCTGAGGTCCGGGGGTACACCTTGTGGCCGACACCCCTTCGGTCCCGGATCCTTGCGGCTCACAAGGCGTCAGTGTCCCTGCCCGTCACCCGGAGCTGTCCGTGGGCGGCCAGGGAGGTGAGGCGCTGACTGCGTGGCTGAGGCCGGTGTGGGGGGGCGGTGTGTTTGGTGGGTGGGTGGCCCAGGTAATAGGGACACCTTGTCCAGAGCACGTTCTCAGAGCCGCAGGGAGGGCCCTGGGCAGGCAGAGGCCGGCACTGGCCCTGCCTGGGGGGGCCTGGTGGTCTCTGCCAGGGGCTCACGGTCCCCATCCACCCCTCAGTGTCATGAGGTTCCTGGTGTCCAAGCGGAAGTTCAAGGAGAGCCTGCGGCCCTACGACGTGATGGACGTGATCGAGCAGTACTCGGCTGGCCACCTGGACATGCTGTCCCGCATCAAAAACCTGCAGTCCAGGCaagagccccaggcctggggcccggAGGCCGGTCCTGGGGAGATGGGTGCTAGAGGGTGCACGCTCCCCGCCAGAGGTTGGGCGGGGGCCAGGGCGCTGGGGGCACGGAGGCCAGCTCTGTTGCGGCCACCTCTGGGTGGGCCCTTCCTCTCGGCCCACACGCAGTTTCCGTGATGTTTGTGTTTGACATCTCTGCcatctctcctgccccctcctgcctacgctggtgtgtgtgtgtactcacaCGTATGTGCACGCACGTGCCTGTGTGGATGCACATGTGTCAGCACACCATGTagatctctctctgtgtgtgtgcatgtgtgtgcgggCATGTGAGCCCATGTGGGTGTATACACGTGTCTCTGGTGTGCCCTGTATGCCGTGTGTCGTGCACGTGTGTGATGGGGGCAGAGGGGCTCCGCCGAGAGGGGGCTGTGGGGTGTCAGCTGTGTGCCTTGGCgcctcttcttctctcctctgaCCCCTCCTGGGGCCATCCTAGGGCACATGTGTGCCAGGCTGGCGTGCTCACCCCAGAAGCCCCCTGTATGAACACATGCTCCCCCCACCTGgggcacacacaagcacaccTGGGAGGGGTGTGTATGCAGTGCACACACAAACCCATGCCCACGGCAGCACACACATGTGCCAGCACACCTGTGTACACACAAGCACACTTTCAGCCTGGCGTCCACATACATGTGCCCCGCAAGTCCGCCCGCATGCACACATGTCAAGTACACATACCCTTCTAGACACCTACCCTCTGCACGGGCAGACAAGccgtgcacacacgtgtgtgtgtgagtaggCCACATGGCAGTCGTGCCCTCCTGAAGTGGGGCACGTGCTCCTGCTTGTCAGAGCCCCCCGTCCGCAGCCCCTCCAACACGGCCGTCACCGgggaggcctgggccctgggtcTGCACCATCAGGGAACTGTCCTGGGGGGCAATGCCGTGTTGGGCTGCCCCCCATCTTGCGCCCGGATGCAGGGGAGGGGTCTCTCTGGGCCTTATGCTGTCCCTGTTGGGCGAGGGCTGGGGTTGAGCCCTTCCTGTCCCTGGGCTCAGGGCCCCGCAGAGCATCAGCCTGTGCTGTGCTTGTGAGCAAGTGTGTGTGCCGCTGTGCCCATGGGGAAAACAGAGTGTGGAGAGCAagcctgtgtgagtgtgtgaaacacaTTGGGTGTGCACGGATGTGCAAAcatgtgagggtgtgtgtgagcAACATGTGAGCATGCACATGACTGAGTGTGCCTGTGTGGGCTTGTGAGCAATGTGCACGCACACAAGTCtgtgtgtgaggtgtgtgtgggtgtgcatgtgtgtacacgtGCAGACTCTGCATGTGTGAGCGTGTGagcagggtgtgtgtgtacaATGTGCGTGCGCGAGAGCAGCTGCCCGCCGGGCCTCCCTCGCACACCTCACTGCCACTGTGGGGCTCACCAGGCCCTTCGGCCCTGACTCTCCTTTTCCGTCCTCTCTGTCGGGAAAAGCCAAGTGCTCCCCATGGGGCCAGACGTCTGTTGTGGCCACCATCCCGAGTGCTGTTACTGCAGGCGTGGCAGGTGCTGGGCccgctgccctctgccctgcgcaCCTGCATGCTGGTTGGGCAGGCGGGATGTGCCGAGAGGCGGCCTGGGGGCGTGTGCTCGCTTGAACACGGGAAGGCTCAAGCAAGCGTGGCGTCCACGGCGTGGTTGCGTGTGGCCATAGTTGTAAAAAGCGTCCCTCTGTTGCTTCAGGCTGGGTCGCTCCTTCTGTGTCTGCAAGCCCCCAGCCGCCCGCCTCGTGGTGCTTCACGACGTGTTTGCTGGTGTCTCTTTTCTCGTTTACTTGCCAGGATAGATATGATtgtgggccccccacccccttcaacTCCCCGGCACAAGAAGTACCCCACCAAAGGACCCACGGCCCCTCCGAGAGAGTCACCCCAGTACTCACCTAGGTCAGGATGCCGACCGCCCCGCCTGTGTCTGTGCAATGGCCAGCGCCCTTCGCTCCAGCCACATGACGGCAGGCCCTCGCTGCACTCCGAGGGGACACGTCCAGCCAGGGGGAGGCGTCCCCGGCAGGGCCCAGGCAGCTTTACAAGGATACCCGTGCGACACCCTCCTGGGTGGGGCTCCCTGGGCAGAAGCAGTGGCCAGCACCGCAAGGACTGGGGGCATCCGGGGTGCGGGGGGGCCTTCAGGGCCCCGGCCCACAGTGCCCTTGCTCGCAGCCCTCAGGCCCGACTCTGGCCCCCAGCACCTGCCACCTGCGGGGATCTAAGCGAGTCCCATTGCTTCTGTTGCCTTTAACCCTGTGGGTACGGACAGTCAGGTGCCCAGTGAGCGCAGGGGCCCTGGATCCCATCACGGTGGGTGTGACCAACGGGCACACCCAGCTAATGGGCATCATGCATGGTGAGGGCACACTTAGGTGGTGAGTCGGCACAGGCAGACTCTTCAGTGACAAAAAATTCAGACCTTGGGCGGGTCTGGTCGGCCCAGGGAGGGTGGAGTCCCTGGAGCAGGGACGTGAGGTTGAGGACTGAGGCACCTGGCTCTGCCGGCAACTCAGGAGCCGAGGGGCCCAGGGGCGTCTGGAGGCCAAGGGTCAGCACTCCAGGCATCTTGACCTAGTGCTTCTGGGGAGCAGGCCTGACCCAGGGCCTCCCCGGAGAGTGTTTTCTGGGTGCCCTGCTTGGCCATGTCCCCCAGCCCTGAGCCATCCTTCCAGACCTTGCTGCAGGGGACAGAACTGGGCGTTGAgagccaggagctgggcaggCCTCCCAGCCACCTCGGCCAGAGGACACAGTCGCAGAGAAGGGGTTGGAAGGACAGTCTTGGCACATGGCGGGGAAGCTGGACTCCTCAGCCTGAAGCCTAGGGGAGGGGTAGCACCGGCTTCTGGGGGACCCGCTCCACTGCCCCCGGCAGGAGCAGCAGCCGGCTGAGCCCTGgaccctggctcctgggagactAGCCAGGCAGGCGGCCCGTCATGTGGCAGGGGTGAAGGCGCTGAGCAGGTGTGCCTGGACCGTATGAACGCACGGAAACACCGAGAGCCCTTCCTCCCTGTCCGTTCCACACCGGAGTCTGCTTGGAGCCCGAGggccccccgccacccccaccccacccgccccgCTGGCCCTTTGGTGCATGAGCCCAGCATGAAGCTCAGCGGAGCATGAGGAGCTGCACCATGGCTCACAGCCTGAACCCCTCTTCCACTTCctgggacagagaggaaaaaTCACCCCGAGTCCCCACCAGAGACAGGCAGGGCGGCCCTGGGTCAGGAAGGAAGCCCAGATGTGGCCCAGGCCAGATCATGTGGCCCCTGCCCCCGAGCTTGAGAAGTGGGCTCTGTGCTGGGGGCTTCAGGCCACAGATGAGGGGGGCTGCATGGCCTCAGCCCGGGGCCCTGCCCTGCTTGGCGGCCCCTGGCAGGTTCACAGGAGCTGACCCCACAGCTTGTAGACCGCCAGGCCCCTGACTCTGCGGGGCGCCCCCACTCTCGGGCTCCTGGGCCATCTTCCAAGCGGTCCTGCTCAGCATGGGGCCAGGGGACACTGTGCTGGTCACACAGAAGCCCCTTCCTGGAGGCTTCCCCCTCTTCTCCTTGGCATTCAGGACCTACGGCCTTGTTGGAGACGAGCTCATCAGTGTGCTGCATCCtgcacatgggcacacacacacacgtgatgAAAGCACATGGGTAGACACACACAGCACACccgtacacacacatgtgtgtacacgTGCCCGGCAGTGCGCGTGCTCACCCACATGCACGCGGGCAAGCACACACAGGCACCCTCTCTGGTCGGCAGTGTCTCTGTCTGTTCCCCTTCAGTCGTGCGTGGGCAGCTTCCGGGCTGGTCTGTTCCCCGCTCCCGTCCTGGTGCATGTGCCCGGCTCCTTGTCCCTGCTTCCCCGCTTCTGTTGTTGCTGCCACACACAGCTGACTCTGTCCCCACCAGGCCGCTAGGCAGAGGGCTCCTGGCACATGATGAAGGAGGGGAGCTcggtgggggaagggctgggggtgcAGAGCCCAGGGGCGAGTGGCCCCGATACCTTCGTGTGCCTCCGTGCTAATGTGCTGGCCCACTGGAATGGGGTGGGCAGGGAACAGACCCTGAGAGTCCAGGACCAGGTGAGGACAGGTGCCTGGCGCCCACCTGTCCTGGCACCTGCTGTCCCACGCTGGCTCTGGGCACGGCCTAGTGCCTGGAATAGGGGGCGTGGCCTGGCCCAGGAGGAAGGGCTGTAGGCCACCACACCCACCTGAACTCATGCTGGGGGACGGGGCCTTCCCCCCGCAGAGTGGACCAGATTGTGGGGCGGGGCCCGGCGATGACCGACAAGGACCGCACCAAGGGCCCGGCGGAGGCAGAGCTGCCCGAGGACCCCAGCATGATGGGCCGGCTGGGCAAGGTGGAGAAGCAGGTGGGAGAGCCCGGGAGGGCCACCCTGCTGCTAGCCTGGGGGTTCTGGGGTGGACGCTGCAGGAGGGGTCCTGGAGCTTCAGGCACGTGGGGCCCTTCACAGCTAAGGGTGCTGCAGCTGGACACCTCACAGCCCCGAGCCCTCCCTGGTCTCGGGTACTTTTCCTTCTGTGGCCGCAGACCCTTGGGGCAGGAGAACCATTTTTGCCCCCTACCTTGCCTGGGGCCACTGAGAGATACCGTGGACTGGGTCCCTATGGGTGGCCCCTGTCATACCTAGGACCTGGCCCCCACTGCCCCGTCCTGGGGGCGAGTCCTCAGCACCCACCCACAAGGCTTCTGCTTGGCTTGGGTTCTGGTGCCAAGGGCGGAGGCTGGTGCCGTCCCTCTGTGGTGGGCAGTAGGCAGCCAGCCTCACGGGGAGAGGGGGGGTCCCGTGATCGGAGACGCTGAGGCCACATGCAGTGACAGGGTGGGGGGTCAGAGGCAGGGAGCCGCCCGCTCAGCAGCCGCCACTACAGGTCCTGTCCATGGAGAAGAAGCTGGACTTCCTGGTCAGCATCTACACGCAGCGCATGGGGATCTTGCCATCGGAGGCCGAGGCGTACTTCGGGGCCAAGGAGCCGGAGCCAGCGCCGCCGTACCACAGCCCCGAGGACAGCCGTGAGCATGGGGACCGCGGCGGCTGCATCGTCAAGCTCATCCGCTCCACCAGCTCCATCGGCCACAAGAATTTCTCGGCGCCCCCGGCCGCACCCCCCGCCCAGTGCCCGCCCTCCACCTCGTGGCAGCAGCAGGGCCATGCCCGCCATGGCCATGGCACCTCACCCGTGGGGGACCCCGGTGCGCTGGTGCGCATCCCGCCGCCGCCCGCCCATGAGCGCTCGCTGTCGGCCTACAGCGGGGGCCACCGGGCCAGCACGGAGTTCCTGCGGCAAGAGGGTGCGCTGCGGGACAGTGACACATCCATCTCCATCCCATCCGTGGACCATGAGGAGCTGGAGCGCTCTTTCAGCGGCTTCAGCATCTCCCAGTCCAGGGAGAACCTGGACGCACCCCACGGCGGCTACGCGGTCGCGGCGCCCTGTGCCAAGGTCAGGCCGTACATCGCGGAGGGCGAGTCGGACACGGACTCAGACCTCTGCACGCCGTGCGGGCCGCCCCCACGCTCGGCCACGGGCGATGGCCCCTTCGGCGACGTGGGCTGGGCCGCGCCCCGGAAATGAGGCCCCGTCAGCCTCTTCCTGACTCTCGGCCTTGAGGTTTCCAGGCAGGACCCTCGGGGCCTTTTCTTGGAGTCACATGGCGGTGCCTGTGCAGGGCGAGGcggagggcaggggctgctgggtcTCCGTGGTGAAGGTGCGCGGAAGTCCTTTTCCAACGGGGGCAGGCAGGTGGCTGTGCCCACTCTGCAGGTGGAGGCCCAGGTGTGAGCAGGCAGGGAGATAGCAGAGGGCCGGCCCACGGCCGCAAGGTGGAGGTGCAGGgtcagggagcagggccaggctgtgggggcccgGCGAGGGGCAGGCCTGTCCATGTGCACGGCTGGGACGATGTCCCCTGGCCTCTGGGTGCCCATCCAGAGAGCTGCCGGTCAGCATCGTCCCATCTACCCCTGTGTCCAGGAACCCGGCCTGGAGAGGAGGTGCGAGGCCTCGGGACCACAGGGGAGCGTGGCAACCCTCGGACTCCTGGTCTCGGCTCTGTGGGGGAGCCTGCCCCACGGGCTTCTGGAAGGGGGTCTCCCGATCACCGGAGATCTCGGGGTTGGGCATCCCTCGTGCTCTCCACCTTGCCGGCTCCCAGGCTGGGCCAGCACTTTGACAGAGGCCTAAGTGTGGGCAGGGCTGCCAGGTGGAGGGGGTGCCGCCCTGGGCTGGGCGATGTGGTGAGCAGACTCCCCCTCTGTCCTTTGCTAGGGTCCCACTTCACCTGTGCCCCCGTGGTTCCCTGACAGGACCCAGGTCTGGGTGAGGCTGTGACTACTGGGAAAAACTGTCAAAGCCCTGGGTGTCGCTGGGCAAAGGCAGCTCTGTCCTCCAggccagcggtccccaacctttttggcactgGAGACCGGTTCCATGGAAGATGATTTTTCCACGGACCAGCggcagggggcagggaaaggAGACGGAGCTCAGGTAGTAATTTGAGCGAAGCTTTGCCCTGCTACGCCCCCTGCGCTGTGCAGCCCCGTCCTAACAGGCCACGGGCCAGCACCTGTCTacggcctgggggttggggacccctgctctgcgTTGTCTCTCCTGTCCCCGCTGGAACTGACTGATCCCCACCCGCTCTCCACTGACCAGCCCTTGGCTGTGGCCTCTTGGTGAATTGGGAGCCAGGGACACTGTTCTGCAGCCTGGGACCCAGGGAGCAGGATCCAGCCCTCCTGGCCTGAAGACTGTTGAGCCGGGAGCCCGAAAGTGGGGGGTCCCCACAGGCAGTGCGGGTGCCTGGCACTAGGGCAGCGAGCCTGGCACCACACGTGCTCACAGGTGGTGACCCCGTGGGCGCAGGGCTGGGCCCCGCGAGGGCCACTGTGGAGCCACTGCCCCGAACGCTGGGTCCAGGGAGAGCCTGGGCTGCCTCCTCCCGCTGCTTGTTTGAGCCCCGACTGGCTGGGGCCCGGGAGGCCAGTGAGAGGAGTCGTCTTGCCCTCTGGGAAGGGCTTTTAAGCAGCGTCTGGGGTCCTAGGGGTCGGGGTGCTGGTGCCCAGGGGTCTTTGCAGCGGCGTCTGCTGTCCATGGGGGGTCACTGCATcgctgcagcccctgcccctcaccatTGCCAGGACACGCCAGGGCCCACCTCTTCCacagctgcagcccaggcagctggAGGGCAGGGAACTGGCCGGCAAAGCCCGGGGCGGGGGACCCATCACAGCCTCCCAGGAAGACTCGGGCACGGAAGCTGCTGGGTGGCGAGGGGACGGATGAGGAGCCCCCCCAGCCTGTGCCCCGATGTGTCTGCTCATGTGCTCCCCCTCTCGAGGGCAGTGTTTTTCCAGCCTCAGGCCCCGCAGTGACAACAGAAGTCCCTCCAGTGTAGGTGCCCCTGGCCCTCGGTGGGACGCAGCCGAGTGgctgctcccctctctgcctgccttcaGATGAGGGGGgccgggtgggggcagggagagagcccCGCTGTGGGCCCCAGGCGGGTCCAGCAGGCAGGTCCCCAAGCCAAGCATGTCTGCACCTGACCCTAGCCCTGGGATGGTCACAGCTGGGGGCCAGCAACCACACTGTGTCCCCTGTCAGATCTTGGCCCTTTGTCCCCAAGAGAGGTTTCATCCTGTCCCCGTCCTGTGTCTGGTCCCCGAGCATCTCAGCCAGATGTGGGAGCCAGGGCCAGGCGAGCCTCAGCGGTCGCAGCAGGAGGGGCTGCGTGGGGGTGCGGGGtggtctggggagggggtggggtcgGGGTTCCCGCTCAGGGGCCTGTGCAAGTCCCCTAGGTGCCCGTCCAGGGCGCGGGGCCCCCACCTCCGGACAGAGGCGTCCTCAGGGCGCTTCTGTTGTCTTGAGTGCTCCTGCGCGACCACAGGCGGCTGGGCGGCCGTTCCCAGGATGGTGCGTGTGTCAGCTGGAACACATGCCCCACGCCACACACGCATACCTGGGCTCACGTCTGCACGCCTGCagcacgcacactcacacacagaaacGCACACaagcacacaacacacacatgcacgctcACGCCCACACTCACCCACGTGTGCACTGGGCAGCCCTGTGACCTCCCTTCATGTCTGCTTTAAGGCATTAGGAGTTAGGGACTGAGGAAGTGGCGGTGGTCCTGGAagccggtggggggggggcgggctctGGCCTCCCCGTTCCTGGGCAGGAGCTGCAGAGGGCTCAGTGGTGCCCCCCAGGGTCCCACGCTGCCCCCTCAGCTGGTCGGTAGCAGTCTGGAGTGTTTGTGTGGCCGATGCCCTGAGGTGGCTTGGGCTGGGCCAAGGAGGTCTTGGCCCCTGTGGGGGGTCCAGATGCGACACTGGGGGCTGCCCCCTTGGCCCTGTGGCCTGGCCCTGCGTTCCCGCCAAGCGTGGGGCCACCC encodes:
- the KCNQ2 gene encoding potassium voltage-gated channel subfamily KQT member 2 isoform X5, with amino-acid sequence MVQKSRNGGVYPGPSGEKKLKVGFVGLDPGAPDSTRDGALLIAGSEAPKRGSILSKPRAGGAGAGKPPKRNAFYRKLQNFLYNVLERPRGWAFIYHAYVFLLVFSCLVLSVFSTIKEYEKSSEGALYILEIVTIVVFGVEYFVRIWAAGCCCRYRGWRGRLKFARKPFCVIDIMVLIASIAVLAAGSQGNVFATSALRSLRFLQILRMIRMDRRGGTWKLLGSVVYAHSKELVTAWYIGFLCLILASFLVYLAEKGENDHFDTYADALWWGLITLTTIGYGDKYPQTWNGRLLAATFTLIGVSFFALPAGILGSGFALKVQEQHRQKHFEKRRNPAAGLIQSAWRFYATNLSRTDLHSTWQYYERTVTVPMYSSQAQTYGASRLIPPLNQLELLRNLKSKSGLTFRKEPQPEPTPSPRGVAAKGKGSPQAQPVRRSPSADQSLEESPSKVPKSWSFGDRSRARQAFRVKGAASRQNSEASLPGEDIVDDNKSCNCEFVTEDLTPGLKVSIRAVCVMRFLVSKRKFKESLRPYDVMDVIEQYSAGHLDMLSRIKNLQSRVDQIVGRGPAMTDKDRTKGPAEAELPEDPSMMGRLGKVEKQVLSMEKKLDFLVSIYTQRMGILPSEAEAYFGAKEPEPAPPYHSPEDSREHGDRGGCIVKLIRSTSSIGHKNFSAPPAAPPAQCPPSTSWQQQGHARHGHGTSPVGDPGALVRIPPPPAHERSLSAYSGGHRASTEFLRQEGALRDSDTSISIPSVDHEELERSFSGFSISQSRENLDAPHGGYAVAAPCAKVRPYIAEGESDTDSDLCTPCGPPPRSATGDGPFGDVGWAAPRK